A window of the Oncorhynchus mykiss isolate Arlee chromosome 15, USDA_OmykA_1.1, whole genome shotgun sequence genome harbors these coding sequences:
- the si:ch211-37e10.2 gene encoding uncharacterized protein si:ch211-37e10.2, translating into MSHTSILFQKPSEWVRHGVRGAMHVSNCFLILLTTFKKGIHTKYQSHREINKCKMALSRTVLLLLVYSLSLHDTVRGVAEICRGTHCHGGETGDPRPCVGAQCLGGRSSRPPRQYNPTTQGRSGQAVPSQHHVYHSSQSRGDTTDTYVVQPQRGRHIDSVRESARMQTSEVFGSGCTGADCVTPQKQLHAFNDTRDCKGIECKLPLRIRPKPRPKDCVGEGCLADDAAASSQPFPVHMPDRAAQFLGEFPEFGYPASELGSAPLGVQLTCDIKPGENEVPSEDALILHLQLAKGQEKLVEALQAQQTIIRDLQQKLAEQQGALLAQQREILEQQRRMYEQMDVVKAQYGLLSDTVKQVSFQGLQGELQSYFESHLAGLQSQARSHLQKSYAVRKDMHMDVDAKLMDVVGEAHLPHPLLGCGNPCGPEDYCDFQREPPQCEKCTMCPPGFFLVSQCSPNADRICQDRDECLELPNLCGQGVKCLNTPGGFRCLGMSEREAAAGVCGHDYFYNQELPECQACSDCNGEPIAIHCTATSDSVCGPFTDNLMSQSWGATVTLPPAMAPGSHIFPGLQLNVQSKEVSDLLSNHAGRLSFQQHGLMWLDHNFALKHNCRNFLQVGMRLNSSQEEEGHDLSGVRIEQPDGKYFQGVSVSGIAEVEPNHMLTLFLKSPNQHCNQSKDLHVYELNGPSFSMLWLSHDTGAVAMTAQMSMSAHYQTNYRPTFRITSVSDPYMVGLTHDSRGVRFTESGVVKFVLQQALYSMGHTCIREGFSLVAYANRNGTNQELMQAFKSGVNYRDTSITLSGAVRVDSGHSLSFEILSPSQCNIRYFGDSTGISILSLIWIPSAVSSALTATVSRTGLPSGVVRNKALLFQQVSPESDQVRLAHSGEPNAQKNFVFWGDGTANVALNLKLIHSCNVVKLTLHRQGGSGEGGQATPVSQQISGHMPEGSEWANVGLRASFQVQNGTAIYVTLDCVRGRVNQITHKGGTNISILWVAL; encoded by the exons ATGTCACATACTAGCATTCTATTCCAGAAGCCTTCAGAGTGGGTCAGACATGGAGTGAGGGGAGCGATGCACGTTTCAAATTGTTTTCTTATCTTATTGACGACATTCAAAAAGGGCATCCACACCAAATACCAGAGCCACAG GGAGATAAACAAATGCAAAATGGCATTGTCCAGAACAGTGCTGTTGTTATTGGTGTACTCGTTATCACTACATGACACAGTAAGAGGTGTCGCAGAGATATGCCGGGGGACTCACTGCCACGGTGGCGAGACTGGGGATCCCAGACCGTGCGTCGGAGCCCAATGCCTGGGGGGTAGATCATCCAGACCACCGCGGCAATATAATCCAACAACACAGGGCAGATCGGGACAGGCAGTCCCCAGCCAGCACCATGTGTACCACAGCTCTCAGTCAAGAGGAGACACAACAGACACGTATGTTGTTCAACCACAGCGCGGTAGGCACATTGACAGCGTTAGAGAAAGCGCAAGGATGCAAACGTCTGAAGTTTTCGGTTCAGGGTGTACTGGAGCGGATTGCGTTACTCCTCAGAAACAACTCCACGCTTTTAACGACACCAGAGACTGCAAAGGAATCGAATGTAAATTACCACTAAGGATACGGCCAAAGCCCCGTCCAAAAGATTGTGTGGGAGAGGGCTGTCTGGCTGATGATGCCGCAGCTTCCAGCCAGCCTTTCCCTGTCCATATGCCGGACAGAGCTGCTCAGTTTCTGGGAGAATTTCCAGAGTTTGGATATCCTGCATCTGAACTTGGCAGTGCGCCTTTGGGAGTGCAGCTCACATGTGACATTAAACCAG GGGAGAATGAGGTGCCTTCAGAGGATGCCCTCATCTTACACCTCCAACTGGCTAAGGGGCAGGAGAAGCTGGTAGAGGCCCTTCAGGCTCAGCAGACGATCATACGCGACCTGCAGCAAAAGCTAGCCGAACAGCAGGGGGCGCTGTTGGCCCAGCAGCGGGAGATCCTGGAGCAGCAGCGCCGCATGTACGAGCAGATGGACGTGGTCAAGGCACAGTATGGCCTGCTCTCTGACACTGTCAAACAGGTGTCCTTCCAAGGCCTCCAAGGGGAGCTCCAGAGCTACTTCGAGAGCCACCTGGCAGGCCTCCAGAGCCAGGCTCGGAGCCACCTGCAGAAGTCCTATGCCGTTCGCAAGGACATGCACATGGATGTAGATGCTAAGTTGATGGATGTGGTCGGGGAAGCCCACCTTCCGCACCCCCTGCTGGGGTGTGGCAACCCGTGTGGACCGGAGGATTACTGTGACTTCCAGAGGGAGCCGCCGCAGTGTGAGAAGTGTACCATGTGCCCACCGGGTTTCTTCCTGGTCTCCCAGTGCTCTCCCAATGCAGACAGAATATGCCAGGACAGAGACGAATGCCTTGAATTACCAAACCTATGTGGACAGGGAGTGAAGTGCCTTAACACTCCAG GAGGGTTCAGGTGCCTGGGCATGTCGGAAAGGGAGGCTGCTGCTGGAGTATGTGGCCATGACTACTTCTACAACCAGGAGCTTCCGGAGTGCCAGGCTTGTTCTGACTGCAATGGAGAACCCATTGCAATCCACTGTACAGCCACCAGTGATTCTGTCTGTGGACCCTTCACAGACAACCTGATGTCCCAGTCCTGGGGTGCCACCGTGACCTTGCCCCCAGCCATGGCCCCTGGCAGCCACATCTTCCCTGGCCTCCAGCTCAATGTCCAGAGCAAAGAAGTCAGCGACTTGCTGTCCAACCACGCCGGCCGGCTATCCTTCCAGCAGCACGGCTTGATGTGGCTGGACCATAACTTTGCCCTAAAGCACAATTGCAGGAACTTCCTCCAGGTGGGCATGCGGCTCAACAGCAGTCAAGAGGAGGAGGGCCACGACCTCAGTGGGGTCCGCATTGAGCAGCCAGACGGGAAGTACTTCCAGGGAGTTAGTGTTAGTGGCATCGCAGAGGTCGAGCCCAACCACATGCTGACTCTGTTCCTGAAGAGTCCCAACCAGCATTGCAACCAGAGCAAGGACCTTCATGTCTACGAACTCAACGGGCCTTCCTTCAGCATGCTCTGGCTGTCCCACGATACTGGAGCCGTGGCCATGACCGCACAGATGTCAATGTCAGCCCACTACCAGACCAACTACCGTCCAACCTTCCGCATCACCTCCGTCTCTGACCCTTACATGGTGGGGTTGACCCACGACAGCCGCGGGGTGCGCTTCACAGAGAGTGGCGTGGTTAAATTTGTCCTACAGCAAGCGCTGTACTCCATGGGCCACACCTGCATCCGAGAGGGCTTCTCTCTGGTGGCCTACGCCAACCGCAACGGGACCAACCAGGAATTGATGCAGGCATTCAAGTCGGGCGTCAACTACAGGGACACATCCATCACCCTTTCTGGGGCTGTCAGGGTGGATAGTGGGCACTCGCTTAGTTTCGAGATCCTATCCCCATCCCAGTGTAATATCCGCTACTTTGGAGACAGTACTGGGATCAGTATACTGAGCCTCATCTGGATCCCCTCAGCTGTCTCCTCTGCCCTGACTGCCACAGTGTCCAGGACAGGCCTTCCCTCTGGAGTCGTCCGCAACAAAGCCCTCCTCTTCCAGCAGGTTAGCCCAGAATCAGACCAAGTGCGCCTGGCCCATTCTGGGGAACCCAACGCCCAAAAGAACTTTGTCTTCTGGGGGGATGGGACAGCTAACGTGGCCCTCAACCTGAAGCTGATCCATTCGTGTAACGTGGTGAAGCTCACTCTGCACCGGCAGGGGGGCAGCGGGGAGGGTGGACAGGCTACACCCGTGTCccagcagatttctgggcacatGCCTGAGGGCAGCGAGTGGGCCAACGTGGGCCTGAGGGCCTCCTTCCAGGTCCAAAATGGTACAGCCATCTATGTGACACTGGACTGCGTACGTGGTCGTGTTAACCAGATCACCCACAAGGGAGGCACTAACATATCCATCCTCTGGGTGGCGTTGTGA